One Micromonospora eburnea genomic region harbors:
- a CDS encoding cytochrome P450: MKTLVTLDPPEHTRVRRMLINEFTARRMNAQQDEVQRTADELVDAMLAAGGPVNLAESYSFPLAGSIVGNLLGIPSDEIEKCMSDSRAYARANDYASIGARIVEFKGFLADLIAEKEREPADDVLSRIVAKNVAAGELTVDELVTLTFVIMGAGYGPTANMISLGLVLLLDHPDQLDALRADPAMMPNAVEELLRYVSVSDLSAMRVATSDVEVGGCLIRAGEGVIVPNGAANYDPEVFEEPDHLDLKRPTARRHLAFGHGIHQCLGGNMVRVELAISYQTLLNRIPGLRLAIPSAEIPALATVLPEVHDIPVTW, translated from the coding sequence ATGAAAACGCTGGTGACGCTGGACCCGCCGGAGCACACCCGGGTCCGCCGGATGCTGATCAACGAGTTCACCGCCAGGCGGATGAATGCGCAGCAGGACGAGGTGCAGCGGACGGCCGACGAACTGGTCGACGCCATGCTGGCCGCCGGTGGGCCGGTGAACCTCGCGGAGTCCTACTCCTTCCCGCTCGCCGGCAGCATCGTCGGCAACCTGCTCGGCATTCCCTCCGATGAGATCGAAAAATGCATGTCCGACAGCCGCGCATACGCCCGTGCCAACGACTACGCGTCGATCGGCGCACGCATCGTCGAGTTCAAGGGGTTCCTGGCCGACCTGATCGCCGAGAAGGAGCGCGAGCCCGCCGACGACGTGTTGAGCAGGATCGTCGCCAAGAACGTGGCGGCGGGCGAACTGACGGTGGACGAGCTGGTCACCCTCACGTTCGTCATCATGGGCGCCGGGTACGGTCCGACCGCCAACATGATCTCGCTCGGTCTCGTACTGCTGCTCGACCACCCCGACCAGCTCGACGCCCTACGGGCGGACCCCGCGATGATGCCCAATGCCGTCGAGGAACTGCTCCGCTACGTGAGCGTCTCGGACCTCTCCGCGATGCGGGTGGCCACTTCGGACGTGGAGGTCGGGGGCTGCCTCATCCGCGCCGGCGAGGGGGTGATCGTCCCGAACGGTGCGGCCAACTACGACCCGGAAGTGTTCGAGGAACCGGACCACCTCGATCTGAAGCGGCCCACCGCCCGCCGGCATCTCGCGTTCGGCCACGGGATCCACCAGTGTCTCGGCGGCAACATGGTGCGCGTCGAGCTCGCCATCTCGTACCAGACACTGCTCAACCGCATTCCGGGCTTGCGGCTCGCGATCCCGTCCGCCGAGATTCCGGCGCTTGCCACGGTCCTGCCCGAGGTGCACGACATCCCCGTCACCTGGTGA
- a CDS encoding arylcarboxylate reductase, translating to MTVPQDVNAVVQQCLAQDIDAWTRRILRRHFDPDTGSPYWLRKAAELPFNPLDITRYEELLAFEPFPIDELRSIDPAELVPMAVPRPLTGKVFESGGTTGNPCRVYYTDTMLKVRGAWRLWAICQGGFQPDRNWLQAMPSGPHLIGHNGWDYLMRRYGARVYGIDFDPRWVKRQLRAGRLREAQEYTDHVVDQAIDVLTTQPVSYLGTTPALMKVLVRRAPDLLAKVDGVVMSGTHTTPAMWRSFKESVDGGLVTIMYGNTFGPTTVPVVRDDGELMAHLPNYPQITMAVVDRQDWRRTVEVGESGQVRLTVLQEDLLLPNVLERDQAVRYRPDVEWPCDGVANVRPLLDARAAPEGIY from the coding sequence ATGACCGTGCCGCAAGATGTCAACGCCGTGGTCCAGCAGTGCCTGGCACAGGATATCGACGCCTGGACACGCCGGATCCTCCGACGTCATTTCGACCCCGACACGGGCAGCCCGTACTGGCTACGAAAGGCCGCCGAGCTTCCCTTCAACCCACTGGACATCACTCGCTACGAGGAGCTGCTGGCGTTCGAGCCGTTCCCGATCGACGAGCTGCGCTCGATAGACCCAGCCGAGCTGGTGCCCATGGCAGTCCCGCGGCCGCTCACCGGGAAGGTGTTCGAGTCCGGCGGGACGACCGGGAACCCGTGCCGGGTGTACTACACCGACACCATGCTCAAGGTGCGTGGCGCCTGGCGGCTGTGGGCCATCTGCCAGGGCGGGTTCCAGCCGGACCGGAACTGGCTCCAGGCCATGCCGAGCGGGCCGCACCTCATCGGTCACAACGGCTGGGACTACCTGATGAGGCGGTACGGCGCCCGGGTCTACGGCATCGACTTCGACCCACGATGGGTCAAGCGCCAGTTGCGCGCCGGCCGGTTGCGCGAGGCGCAGGAGTACACCGACCACGTGGTCGACCAGGCCATCGACGTCCTGACCACCCAGCCGGTGAGCTACCTCGGCACCACGCCCGCGCTGATGAAGGTGCTGGTCCGGCGCGCGCCGGACCTGCTCGCCAAGGTCGACGGCGTGGTGATGAGCGGGACGCACACGACACCTGCCATGTGGCGCAGCTTCAAGGAGTCCGTCGACGGCGGGCTGGTGACGATCATGTACGGCAACACGTTCGGCCCGACCACGGTGCCAGTCGTGCGCGACGACGGTGAGCTGATGGCGCACCTGCCGAACTACCCCCAGATCACCATGGCGGTGGTGGATCGGCAGGACTGGCGCAGGACCGTGGAGGTCGGCGAGTCCGGCCAGGTGCGGTTGACCGTCCTGCAGGAAGATCTCCTGCTTCCCAACGTCCTCGAGCGTGACCAGGCGGTCCGGTACCGGCCCGATGTCGAGTGGCCGTGCGACGGCGTGGCCAACGTCCGCCCACTGCTCGACGCCCGGGCGGCGCCGGAAGGCATCTACTAG
- a CDS encoding cobalamin B12-binding domain-containing protein, with translation MGTSVERPPELAQLQVIVSSTQSDSHTWNLVFLELLIEELGHRVVNLGSCVPDDVLVAECLRQRPDLVVISTVNGHGWIDGKRVVRRLRERPELTDTYIVIGGKLGITERSDRRTTDTLLAAGFDAVFSDGADIDSFQSYLRSLPIATAS, from the coding sequence ATGGGCACGTCCGTCGAGAGGCCGCCTGAGCTGGCGCAGTTGCAGGTCATTGTCAGCAGCACCCAGTCCGACTCGCACACGTGGAACCTGGTGTTCCTTGAGTTGCTGATCGAGGAGCTGGGACACCGGGTGGTCAACCTCGGTAGCTGCGTGCCCGACGACGTACTCGTCGCCGAGTGCCTGCGCCAACGGCCCGATCTCGTCGTGATCAGCACGGTGAACGGCCACGGGTGGATCGACGGGAAGCGGGTCGTGCGGAGGCTACGCGAACGCCCGGAGCTCACCGACACGTACATCGTGATCGGCGGCAAGCTGGGGATCACCGAGCGCAGCGACCGGCGCACGACGGACACGCTGCTGGCCGCCGGTTTCGACGCCGTGTTCTCCGACGGCGCGGATATCGACTCCTTCCAGTCATACCTCCGTTCCCTGCCGATCGCGACCGCGTCATGA
- a CDS encoding ferredoxin — protein MSGPPMRLQADRDRCTGSGNCAQVAPSVFDQDDEGLVVLVEPEPGPEHEDDVREAIVVCPVQALRDITEPKENP, from the coding sequence GTGAGTGGTCCACCCATGCGGTTGCAGGCCGATCGAGACAGGTGCACGGGGTCCGGCAACTGCGCGCAGGTCGCGCCGTCGGTGTTCGACCAGGACGACGAGGGCCTGGTCGTCCTGGTCGAGCCCGAACCCGGTCCCGAGCACGAGGACGACGTGCGCGAGGCGATCGTGGTTTGCCCGGTGCAGGCCCTGCGAGACATCACCGAACCGAAGGAGAACCCATGA
- a CDS encoding methylaspartate mutase, which produces MTIGRQRAHPSPASPARPEPGSFGAFVNAAQQAGDLVVQPRMGVADPARMRAGLVATKRAAATTVGTITVDSFTRLGDHAEARRALAKGVELNGYPIVTHGPDVTRAMLDGVAGADFPVQVRHGSSQPEDIFRTLLRSGLSATEGGPVSYCLPYSRSPLRESVDSWARCVQWFASLEDLGVTPHLETFGGCLLGQLCPPSLLIATSVLEAMFLRQHGLRSISLSYAQQTNAAQDEEALMVLRRIATEVLRDIDWHVVVYTYMGMYPRSPAGSALLLAEAAKLAVRTGSARLIVKTVAEAYRIPTIAENVTALEWAAKAALDEESIAAGTTPDTGIYAEARALIDTVLELDPDIGRALVIAFASGLLDVPFCLHPDNRGEARSYVDTDGWLRWSLVGAMPIEHIAQPSGREHSSSADLLASLSYVARKFGQAAVAGPLSRQPPTAP; this is translated from the coding sequence ATGACCATCGGCAGGCAGCGGGCACACCCGTCCCCGGCGTCGCCGGCCCGTCCCGAGCCGGGTTCGTTCGGCGCGTTCGTCAACGCCGCGCAGCAGGCCGGTGACCTCGTGGTCCAGCCCAGAATGGGCGTCGCCGACCCGGCGCGCATGCGGGCAGGCCTGGTCGCCACGAAGCGGGCCGCCGCCACCACCGTCGGCACGATAACCGTCGACAGCTTCACCAGGCTCGGCGACCACGCCGAGGCCAGGCGTGCGCTCGCGAAGGGCGTCGAGCTCAACGGCTACCCGATCGTCACGCACGGGCCCGACGTCACCCGCGCGATGCTCGACGGTGTCGCGGGGGCGGACTTCCCGGTCCAGGTCCGGCACGGATCATCCCAACCGGAGGACATCTTCCGCACGCTGCTCCGAAGCGGACTTTCCGCCACCGAGGGCGGCCCGGTCTCCTACTGCCTGCCCTACAGCCGCAGCCCGCTCCGCGAGTCCGTGGACAGCTGGGCACGCTGCGTGCAATGGTTCGCGTCCCTGGAAGACCTGGGCGTCACGCCGCACCTGGAGACCTTCGGCGGGTGCCTGCTCGGTCAGCTCTGCCCACCCAGCCTGCTCATCGCGACCAGCGTCCTGGAGGCGATGTTCCTTCGCCAGCACGGCCTGCGCAGCATCTCGCTGAGCTACGCGCAGCAGACCAACGCCGCGCAGGACGAGGAGGCGCTGATGGTGCTGCGCCGCATCGCGACCGAGGTCCTTCGCGACATCGACTGGCACGTCGTCGTCTACACGTATATGGGGATGTACCCGCGCTCGCCGGCTGGTTCCGCGCTTCTGTTGGCCGAGGCGGCGAAACTGGCCGTACGCACGGGTTCGGCGCGCCTGATCGTCAAGACCGTGGCCGAGGCCTACCGCATCCCGACGATAGCCGAGAACGTGACCGCACTGGAGTGGGCGGCCAAGGCCGCACTCGACGAGGAGAGCATCGCGGCGGGCACGACGCCGGACACCGGGATCTACGCCGAGGCACGTGCCCTCATCGACACCGTGCTCGAACTCGATCCGGACATCGGCCGCGCCCTTGTCATCGCGTTCGCGTCCGGCCTGTTGGACGTACCATTCTGCCTGCACCCCGACAACCGCGGCGAGGCGCGCAGCTACGTGGACACCGACGGCTGGCTGCGCTGGTCGCTCGTCGGAGCCATGCCGATCGAACACATCGCGCAGCCGTCGGGGCGCGAGCACTCCTCGTCGGCCGATCTGCTCGCCTCGCTGTCCTATGTGGCGCGCAAGTTCGGTCAGGCCGCCGTGGCCGGCCCTCTCTCCCGGCAACCGCCCACCGCGCCCTGA
- a CDS encoding type II toxin-antitoxin system Rv0910 family toxin translates to MATATGTIELASSAPDVWRAATDFGRFPEWLAIHRKWVGDHPVGPVVGESCQQEVVLLGPPATITWTVATVVPDTALELTGRGPSGIRARFSCSVASVGAITELTLELEFTGGPLTGPIDVMIEKSAKSQLEASLEKFRAMVS, encoded by the coding sequence ATGGCCACTGCTACCGGCACGATCGAACTGGCGTCGAGCGCACCTGACGTGTGGCGGGCAGCGACGGATTTCGGGCGCTTTCCCGAGTGGCTCGCGATTCACCGGAAGTGGGTCGGCGACCACCCGGTCGGTCCGGTGGTGGGGGAGTCGTGCCAGCAGGAGGTCGTACTGCTGGGTCCGCCCGCCACCATCACCTGGACGGTGGCAACGGTCGTGCCGGACACCGCGCTGGAGCTGACCGGCCGCGGTCCCTCGGGGATACGGGCCCGGTTCAGCTGCTCGGTGGCGAGCGTCGGCGCGATCACCGAGCTCACGCTCGAGTTGGAGTTCACCGGTGGCCCGCTGACCGGGCCGATCGACGTCATGATCGAGAAATCCGCCAAGAGCCAGCTCGAAGCCAGCCTCGAGAAGTTCCGCGCCATGGTCTCGTAG
- a CDS encoding methylaspartate ammonia-lyase, translating to MRIVDLLCVPVLTAYFNDDQAAIRAGARQDGFCYVGRPVTAGFDRIREPGRAVSVLLMLDDGFVATGDCTSVQYAGVAGRDEPVGTDAMIDVINTHVAPALVAGGLGCFRDAAERIDGLLVDGRPLHTAIRYGVTQALLAAVAHGRGVTMAEVIRDEYQTNVEITPVPMFAQSGDERYLSVDRMILKEAGALPHGLINNMAEKMGADGEIFREYVRWVRARVLRVRARSSYEPVLHFDTYGTVGLALGNDVSRVADYLTDLGDIAAPFPLRIEQPIDRGSQDAQIDALATLRCALRKRGSRVQIVADEWCNSLADIRRFVAAGAADVIQVKTPDLGGVNNTVEALLHVRAAGLVAYCGGTCNETDQSARVCANVAMACGADQVLARPGMGVDEAMMIVGNEMARVASLARSRMVAALPALTTSRTGARE from the coding sequence GTGAGGATCGTCGACCTGTTGTGCGTGCCGGTACTGACCGCCTACTTCAATGACGACCAGGCCGCTATCCGAGCGGGTGCGCGACAGGACGGGTTCTGTTATGTCGGCCGGCCGGTCACGGCGGGATTCGACCGTATCCGCGAGCCGGGACGCGCGGTGTCGGTGCTGCTCATGCTCGACGACGGCTTCGTGGCGACCGGTGACTGCACCTCCGTCCAGTACGCGGGCGTCGCGGGCCGCGACGAACCCGTGGGTACCGACGCCATGATCGACGTGATCAACACGCACGTCGCTCCGGCGCTCGTCGCCGGCGGACTGGGGTGTTTCCGCGACGCGGCCGAGCGCATTGACGGTCTGCTCGTGGACGGCCGTCCGCTGCACACGGCCATACGTTACGGGGTGACCCAGGCACTGCTGGCCGCCGTCGCCCACGGGCGCGGAGTGACCATGGCCGAGGTCATCCGCGACGAGTACCAGACGAACGTAGAGATCACGCCGGTCCCGATGTTCGCGCAGTCGGGCGACGAGCGTTACCTCAGCGTGGACAGGATGATCCTCAAGGAGGCCGGCGCCCTTCCCCACGGCCTGATCAACAACATGGCGGAGAAGATGGGCGCGGACGGCGAGATCTTCCGCGAGTACGTGCGCTGGGTGCGGGCCAGGGTGCTGCGGGTGCGGGCCCGGTCGAGCTACGAGCCGGTTCTGCACTTCGACACCTACGGCACCGTCGGCCTCGCCCTCGGCAACGACGTTTCCCGGGTCGCCGACTACCTCACGGACCTCGGCGACATCGCCGCGCCGTTCCCACTGCGGATCGAGCAGCCGATAGACAGGGGTAGCCAGGACGCCCAGATCGACGCGCTGGCCACGCTGCGGTGCGCGCTGCGAAAACGCGGCAGCAGGGTGCAGATCGTCGCCGACGAATGGTGCAACTCGCTGGCCGACATCCGCCGGTTCGTCGCCGCCGGCGCCGCAGACGTGATACAGGTGAAAACCCCGGATCTGGGCGGTGTCAACAACACCGTCGAAGCGCTGCTGCATGTTCGCGCAGCCGGATTGGTCGCGTACTGCGGTGGCACCTGCAACGAGACCGACCAGTCGGCCAGGGTTTGCGCGAATGTGGCGATGGCGTGCGGCGCCGACCAGGTGCTCGCCCGTCCCGGCATGGGTGTGGACGAGGCGATGATGATCGTCGGCAACGAGATGGCGCGGGTGGCCAGCCTGGCTCGCTCGCGGATGGTCGCGGCGCTACCCGCTCTGACCACGAGCCGGACCGGGGCGAGGGAGTGA